Proteins encoded in a region of the Ralstonia pseudosolanacearum genome:
- a CDS encoding sugar phosphate isomerase/epimerase family protein yields MKIALDPYMIRHLPLDALPGAVAELGYDQIELSPRSDFLDWWVMPRATRERMAAFKQAMRASGVGLASLQPMYRWASPFEDERQWAVRCWRKAIEVAVEMECRLMVSEFGRGASPERSVGERPGANPKEMCEAAWFRSMDELLPIVEREGITLSVEPHPEDWIEQLQPAVDIVKNIGSTALKLSYIAPHTFYYGDDMAAMIREAAPVLAHVRVADTFDHRKSSQLRYIVNPPGSTHIRVHQHLDIGQGEIDWDVFFGALGEVGFDGVMSSCVFAWEDRAEASSRFMRAELQRYIDRYFRRYFRSAVR; encoded by the coding sequence ATGAAGATCGCGCTGGACCCCTACATGATTCGCCACCTGCCGCTCGACGCACTGCCCGGTGCCGTCGCCGAGCTGGGTTATGACCAGATCGAGCTGTCGCCGCGCAGCGATTTTCTCGACTGGTGGGTGATGCCGCGTGCCACCCGCGAGCGCATGGCCGCGTTCAAGCAGGCGATGCGAGCGAGCGGTGTCGGGCTGGCGTCGCTGCAGCCGATGTATCGCTGGGCCAGCCCGTTCGAGGACGAGCGGCAATGGGCGGTCCGCTGCTGGCGCAAGGCCATCGAAGTCGCGGTCGAGATGGAGTGCCGGCTGATGGTGTCCGAATTCGGCCGTGGTGCGTCGCCAGAGCGGTCGGTGGGCGAGCGCCCGGGCGCGAATCCGAAGGAGATGTGCGAAGCCGCGTGGTTCCGATCGATGGATGAGCTGCTGCCGATTGTCGAACGCGAGGGCATCACGCTGTCGGTGGAGCCGCATCCGGAGGACTGGATCGAACAGCTGCAGCCGGCCGTCGACATCGTGAAGAACATCGGCTCGACGGCGCTGAAGCTGTCGTACATCGCGCCGCACACGTTCTATTACGGCGACGACATGGCCGCGATGATCCGCGAGGCCGCGCCGGTGCTGGCGCACGTGCGTGTCGCCGATACCTTCGACCACCGCAAGAGCAGCCAGCTGCGCTACATCGTCAATCCGCCCGGCTCGACGCACATCCGCGTGCACCAGCACCTCGACATCGGCCAGGGCGAGATCGACTGGGATGTGTTCTTCGGCGCGCTGGGCGAGGTCGGCTTCGACGGCGTCATGTCGTCCTGCGTGTTCGCCTGGGAAGACCGCGCGGAGGCATCGTCCCGCTTCATGCGCGCTGAACTGCAACGTTACATCGACCGATATTTCCGCAGATATTTCCGCAGCGCCGTGCGCTGA
- a CDS encoding TIM barrel protein, with protein MNHRIQFGINRISAPRQTFADYLAMCKRIGVSAIEIRNDLNGVEISDGTPAAELKAQAEQAGIVIRSINALYPFDVFDAGLEARARSMAAYAQACGAQALVMCPLNSRDDQRTEAERRRDLVHALRRLRPILDDHGIEGLVEPLGFEECVLRRKSDAVEAIYAAAGERHFKLVHDTFHHHLAGEDIFFPDLTGIVHVSGVESAELDERDMRDGHRVLVGEGDRLGNIAQLRTLLDRGYRGLVSFEPFAAEVMEAENSEALLAESMRYIHNALV; from the coding sequence ATGAACCATCGCATCCAATTTGGCATCAACCGGATCAGCGCACCGCGCCAGACGTTCGCCGACTATCTGGCCATGTGCAAGCGCATCGGCGTTTCGGCCATCGAGATCCGCAACGACCTGAACGGCGTGGAGATCAGCGACGGCACGCCGGCCGCCGAACTGAAGGCGCAGGCCGAGCAGGCCGGCATTGTCATCCGCTCGATCAATGCGCTGTATCCGTTCGATGTGTTCGACGCCGGGCTCGAGGCCAGGGCGCGCTCGATGGCCGCCTACGCGCAAGCCTGCGGCGCCCAGGCACTGGTGATGTGCCCGCTCAACAGCCGAGACGATCAGCGGACCGAGGCCGAGCGCCGCCGCGATCTGGTGCACGCGCTGCGGAGGCTGCGCCCGATTCTGGACGACCACGGCATCGAAGGGCTGGTCGAGCCGCTCGGCTTCGAGGAATGCGTCCTGCGCCGCAAGTCCGATGCCGTCGAGGCCATCTATGCCGCCGCCGGCGAGCGGCACTTCAAGCTGGTGCACGACACCTTCCACCACCACCTGGCCGGCGAGGACATCTTCTTTCCCGACCTGACGGGAATCGTTCATGTGTCGGGCGTCGAATCGGCGGAGCTCGACGAGCGCGACATGCGCGATGGCCACCGCGTCCTGGTCGGGGAGGGTGACCGGCTCGGCAATATCGCGCAACTGCGCACGCTGCTCGATCGCGGCTACCGGGGCCTGGTGTCGTTCGAGCCGTTCGCGGCCGAAGTGATGGAGGCGGAGAACAGCGAGGCGCTGCTTGCCGAGAGCATGCGCTACATCCACAACGCATTGGTTTGA
- a CDS encoding Gfo/Idh/MocA family oxidoreductase, whose product MTLQIGVIGCGAIGQDHIRRLARTLSGARVVAVTDIDPKQAHAAVANHGLNAEVYTNGGDLIEAPDVQAVLVTSWGPTHEEFVLKAIAQGKPVFCEKPLAVTADGCMRIVAAEQAHGRRLVQVGFMRPYDAGYRALKQVIDSGTIGAPLMLHCAHRNPSVGDRYMTDMAITDTLIHELDVLRWLTGDDYVSAQVVYPRKTRHASSHLADPQIVLLETAQGVRIDVEIFVNCQYGYDIQCEVVGESGIATLPDPQAVPLKHAARHATAILTDWKDRFIAAYDVELQAFIDGVQGGALTGPSAWDGYAAAVAADACVRAQNSGAIERIEMAARPVFYRG is encoded by the coding sequence ATGACTCTGCAAATTGGGGTGATCGGCTGCGGCGCGATCGGCCAGGACCACATCCGGCGCCTCGCACGCACGCTGTCGGGCGCGCGCGTGGTGGCCGTGACCGACATCGATCCGAAGCAGGCACACGCCGCCGTGGCGAATCACGGCCTGAATGCCGAGGTGTACACGAACGGCGGCGATCTGATCGAGGCGCCGGACGTGCAGGCGGTGCTGGTCACGTCGTGGGGGCCGACGCACGAGGAATTTGTCCTGAAGGCGATCGCGCAAGGCAAGCCGGTGTTCTGCGAGAAGCCGCTGGCGGTGACGGCCGACGGTTGCATGCGGATCGTCGCGGCCGAGCAGGCGCACGGCCGCCGGCTGGTGCAGGTGGGCTTCATGCGCCCATATGACGCCGGCTATCGTGCGCTCAAGCAGGTGATCGACAGCGGCACGATCGGCGCACCGCTGATGCTGCATTGCGCGCACCGCAACCCGTCGGTCGGCGACCGCTACATGACCGACATGGCGATCACCGACACGCTGATCCACGAACTCGACGTGCTGCGCTGGCTGACCGGCGACGACTATGTCAGCGCGCAGGTCGTCTATCCGAGGAAGACGCGCCACGCGTCTTCGCATCTCGCCGATCCGCAGATCGTGCTGCTGGAGACGGCGCAGGGCGTGCGCATCGACGTGGAGATTTTCGTCAACTGCCAGTATGGCTACGACATCCAGTGCGAGGTGGTCGGCGAGAGCGGGATCGCCACGCTGCCGGACCCGCAGGCGGTGCCGCTCAAACACGCGGCCAGGCATGCGACCGCGATCCTGACCGATTGGAAGGACCGCTTCATCGCCGCGTACGACGTCGAGCTGCAGGCCTTCATCGACGGCGTGCAAGGGGGCGCTTTGACCGGCCCGTCGGCGTGGGATGGCTATGCCGCGGCGGTTGCCGCCGACGCCTGCGTGCGGGCACAGAACAGCGGCGCGATCGAGCGCATCGAGATGGCGGCGAGGCCCGTGTTCTATCGCGGCTGA